In Paenibacillus sp. J23TS9, a single genomic region encodes these proteins:
- a CDS encoding extracellular solute-binding protein, translating to MERKVKKLGQMLLVTALALSLAACGSGSGKDQAKGEASSEGKTAEAPKLNHLTYWVSMHPAAAAQMKTYAEMGMYKELENVTGVKVDFQHPPTDAAQASEQFNLMMVSEKLPDVIETGWIGYPGGPEKAIQDNKIIKLNDLIDQYAPNLKKLLDEHPDWKKQVTTDDGSLYMFPFFRGGDKVRVFYGPSIRKDWLDKLGLEMPTTIDEWYQVLKAFKEKDPNGNGKADEIPLYITKDDMGIDAPFLGAWGINYGFYQIDNSVKYGPIQPEYKEFLTTMNKWYKEGLLDKDFAAPNDKLFDAKMTGNQLGAAPTYNGGGIGKYANLMKDKDPNFNLVAAPYPVLNKGDKAIWGQKDFATNGIGAAISASNPNPVETVKWLDYAYGDKGDLLFNYGKEGEAYTMENGKPVFLPEVLNPPSGVSLQQSFAKHNRSTWSAPFVLSDDFQMQYLALPNQKDALSVWSQPTGERKMPLVTPTKDESSQYASIMTDINTYKDEMFLKFIMGAEPLDNFDKYVKKIEAMGIQDAIKIQQAALDRFNKR from the coding sequence ATGGAAAGAAAAGTTAAAAAGTTGGGTCAAATGCTCTTGGTAACCGCCTTGGCTTTATCTCTCGCCGCATGTGGCAGCGGTTCAGGTAAGGATCAGGCAAAGGGAGAGGCTTCTTCAGAAGGCAAGACTGCCGAGGCTCCAAAGCTGAATCATCTTACATATTGGGTGAGCATGCACCCTGCAGCTGCAGCACAAATGAAAACATATGCAGAAATGGGCATGTATAAAGAACTTGAGAACGTTACCGGAGTAAAGGTCGATTTCCAGCACCCGCCGACAGACGCGGCTCAAGCGTCGGAGCAGTTCAATCTCATGATGGTCTCCGAGAAGCTGCCGGATGTAATAGAGACGGGATGGATCGGTTACCCTGGAGGACCGGAGAAAGCGATCCAGGATAACAAAATTATTAAATTGAATGATCTTATCGATCAATATGCGCCGAACTTGAAGAAGCTGCTGGATGAGCATCCGGATTGGAAAAAGCAGGTGACCACGGATGACGGAAGTTTATATATGTTCCCATTCTTCCGCGGCGGTGATAAGGTCCGGGTGTTCTACGGTCCTTCCATCCGCAAAGACTGGCTGGATAAACTCGGACTTGAAATGCCAACGACGATTGATGAGTGGTATCAAGTGCTGAAGGCGTTTAAAGAGAAAGATCCCAACGGAAACGGCAAAGCTGATGAAATCCCTCTCTACATCACCAAGGATGATATGGGTATCGACGCTCCTTTCCTGGGTGCCTGGGGTATCAACTATGGGTTCTACCAGATCGATAACAGTGTGAAATATGGTCCGATTCAGCCAGAGTATAAAGAATTTCTGACCACGATGAACAAATGGTATAAGGAAGGCCTGCTCGATAAGGACTTCGCTGCTCCGAACGATAAATTATTCGACGCCAAAATGACGGGCAACCAGCTCGGTGCAGCTCCGACATATAATGGCGGCGGTATCGGTAAATATGCCAATTTGATGAAGGACAAGGACCCGAACTTCAATCTCGTTGCCGCTCCATATCCGGTACTGAACAAAGGTGACAAGGCGATTTGGGGTCAAAAGGATTTTGCGACAAACGGAATAGGAGCAGCCATCTCGGCGAGTAATCCGAACCCGGTCGAAACGGTCAAATGGCTCGATTACGCATACGGGGACAAGGGGGATTTGCTGTTCAACTATGGTAAAGAGGGCGAAGCCTACACCATGGAAAATGGAAAGCCCGTCTTCCTGCCGGAAGTGCTTAACCCGCCGAGTGGGGTAAGCCTTCAGCAGTCGTTTGCGAAGCATAACCGTTCCACATGGAGTGCGCCATTTGTCCTTTCTGACGATTTCCAAATGCAGTATTTGGCGCTGCCAAACCAGAAGGATGCGCTTTCGGTCTGGTCTCAGCCAACCGGGGAACGCAAAATGCCGCTTGTGACACCGACGAAAGACGAAAGCTCGCAGTATGCTTCCATTATGACGGACATTAACACGTACAAGGACGAAATGTTCCTGAAATTTATTATGGGCGCTGAGCCGCTGGATAACTTCGATAAATATGTCAAGAAAATCGAGGCTATGGGTATTCAAGATGCCATTAAAATTCAGCAGGCGGCTCTGGATCGGTTTAATAAGCGTTAA
- a CDS encoding alpha-L-fucosidase: MDEQGKRKDGLNLVKMADRDQKTEWWTQSRFGMFIHWGLYAIPAQGEWFMYAQKLPVHEYEKLAAQFNPTAFNAKAWVTLAKEAGMRYIVITAKHHDGFAMFQSEADPFNIMDASPFGRDPMKELAEACQEAGITLCFYYSHVIDWHHPHSLHKEHNNTWDYKQEEKRFSEYWEGKVKPQLRELLTEYGKIGLLWFDTAGGLSEEDSKDIVQYVRSLQPECLMNSRVSHFMGMGDYVSKGDNEIGMSGEDRRPWETPMTLNQSWGYTTRDQVWKTAESLIHKLVNVVGKGGNLLLNVGPTPEGEIPELSAQRLREVGEWTHRNAEAIYGTDGSPFPSELQWGGITTRPGRLYLHIHNNKWPENGLRINGIRNHVLCAYSLADPNKEELGFEHTYDEGMNLHTLSLQMPPQPTDTYVSVIVLELEGENDFDRSLIQLPYRSFQLDVPLAQNSLVRAADEEAGIPALRSAEWTFKLVDPGTYEVFLVSYKRQDQVWADLYPEPVLLETAGQCKAIDPREDAADQDSPSCQHPYTAVLSSLGKVRWDAPGTYSLTLISSKLKDPSPRFTEIWHADPVKLRAVRLVRVDEDPSA, encoded by the coding sequence ATGGATGAACAAGGTAAACGCAAGGATGGACTAAATCTTGTGAAGATGGCAGATCGGGATCAGAAAACAGAATGGTGGACCCAATCAAGGTTCGGTATGTTCATCCACTGGGGATTATATGCGATTCCCGCTCAAGGCGAGTGGTTTATGTATGCACAGAAGCTGCCGGTACATGAATATGAGAAGCTGGCGGCGCAGTTTAATCCAACAGCCTTTAACGCAAAAGCCTGGGTAACGCTGGCGAAGGAGGCGGGAATGCGATATATCGTCATCACTGCAAAACATCATGACGGCTTCGCCATGTTTCAATCTGAGGCAGATCCCTTCAACATTATGGATGCTTCACCGTTTGGCCGTGACCCGATGAAAGAACTGGCGGAGGCATGCCAGGAAGCAGGGATCACACTCTGTTTCTACTATTCTCATGTCATTGATTGGCATCATCCGCATTCGCTTCATAAAGAGCATAACAACACCTGGGATTACAAGCAGGAAGAGAAGCGGTTTTCTGAATACTGGGAAGGCAAAGTAAAGCCCCAGCTCAGGGAGTTGCTGACCGAATACGGGAAGATCGGGCTATTATGGTTTGATACGGCGGGAGGCTTGTCTGAGGAGGACAGTAAGGACATTGTTCAGTATGTGCGCAGTCTCCAACCGGAATGCTTAATGAATTCAAGGGTTTCCCATTTTATGGGTATGGGCGATTATGTGTCCAAAGGCGACAATGAAATTGGCATGAGTGGAGAGGACAGGAGGCCTTGGGAAACACCGATGACGCTCAATCAGTCTTGGGGTTACACGACCCGGGATCAAGTGTGGAAAACGGCTGAGTCATTGATTCATAAGCTTGTGAATGTGGTTGGAAAAGGTGGCAACCTGCTGCTTAATGTGGGACCGACTCCGGAAGGCGAGATACCTGAGTTATCGGCGCAACGGTTGCGTGAGGTTGGCGAATGGACTCACCGGAATGCGGAAGCCATCTATGGAACGGACGGAAGCCCATTTCCAAGTGAGCTGCAGTGGGGAGGGATTACGACCCGGCCTGGACGGTTGTATCTGCATATTCACAATAACAAATGGCCAGAGAATGGGCTTCGGATCAACGGAATACGAAATCATGTGCTCTGTGCCTATAGCTTGGCTGATCCGAACAAAGAAGAGCTTGGATTTGAGCATACCTATGATGAGGGGATGAATCTGCATACATTGAGCCTACAAATGCCCCCACAGCCAACAGACACTTATGTGTCCGTGATCGTGCTAGAGCTGGAAGGCGAGAATGACTTTGACCGTTCACTCATCCAGCTGCCTTATCGTTCATTTCAGCTGGATGTGCCGCTTGCTCAAAATAGTCTTGTCCGTGCTGCTGATGAAGAGGCGGGAATTCCCGCACTCCGGAGTGCGGAATGGACCTTTAAACTTGTTGATCCAGGAACTTATGAGGTCTTTCTGGTCAGTTATAAACGACAAGACCAGGTTTGGGCAGATTTGTATCCAGAACCCGTGCTCTTGGAAACTGCAGGACAATGCAAAGCCATTGATCCAAGAGAGGATGCGGCAGATCAGGATTCTCCTTCATGCCAGCATCCGTACACCGCTGTATTGTCCAGCTTAGGTAAGGTACGTTGGGACGCACCAGGGACTTATTCTTTAACACTCATCTCGTCTAAACTCAAGGATCCGTCTCCCCGGTTTACGGAAATATGGCATGCCGACCCAGTGAAGCTCCGGGCGGTAAGGCTTGTTCGTGTCGATGAAGATCCGAGTGCTTAA
- a CDS encoding glycoside hydrolase family 88 protein, with protein sequence MKQVRDEETQETNRYDQAPRLTRERCQDAITFILGQVDRNLETFADTFPSEASTGNIYRQVGNTEWTPAFWTGMLWLAYETTGAEKYRHAAERQLGSYRQRIEERRYTDTHDLGFLYTLSCVSAYKLTGNEEAKRLALEAADLLYIRYLEKAGIIQAWGNLSDPKQQGRMIIDCLMNLPLLYWASEVSGDSKYYEAAASHVLMSAEHLIREDASSFHTFYMDTETGAPKYGSTAQGHADDSCWSRGQAWGIYGFPLSYRYTGDTQLIDLTKKISNYFLNRLPEDYVCYWDLIFTEGKEERDSSAAAIAVCGLLETSAHLPMTDPLKRKYENAALLILESLIDHYMTQEVPESNGILLHAVYSKPGNNGVDECCIWGDYYMYEALIRVTRDWKPYW encoded by the coding sequence ATGAAACAGGTCAGAGACGAAGAAACTCAGGAAACGAACAGGTATGATCAAGCCCCGCGGCTCACAAGAGAGCGATGCCAAGATGCGATCACATTTATTTTGGGACAAGTGGACCGGAATCTTGAAACGTTCGCGGACACTTTTCCTTCAGAAGCCAGTACGGGTAACATATACCGGCAGGTGGGCAATACCGAATGGACACCGGCATTCTGGACAGGAATGCTATGGCTCGCGTATGAGACAACAGGTGCTGAGAAATACCGGCATGCGGCAGAAAGGCAGCTTGGCAGTTACAGACAGCGGATCGAGGAACGCCGTTACACAGACACCCATGATCTCGGATTTTTGTATACGCTTTCCTGCGTGTCGGCGTACAAGCTGACAGGGAATGAAGAGGCCAAACGGCTCGCTTTGGAAGCCGCCGACCTATTATATATCCGTTATCTGGAGAAAGCCGGGATCATCCAGGCTTGGGGAAATCTGAGCGATCCGAAGCAGCAGGGCAGGATGATTATCGACTGTTTGATGAATTTACCGCTGCTATATTGGGCAAGTGAAGTGTCAGGTGACAGTAAATATTATGAAGCTGCGGCATCCCATGTCCTGATGTCTGCTGAGCATCTCATTCGCGAGGACGCCTCTAGTTTCCATACCTTTTATATGGATACCGAGACGGGGGCACCTAAATATGGCTCGACAGCTCAAGGGCATGCGGATGATTCATGCTGGTCTCGCGGTCAGGCATGGGGGATATACGGATTTCCGCTTTCTTACCGCTATACAGGCGATACTCAGTTGATCGATCTAACAAAAAAAATATCAAACTATTTTCTGAACAGGCTTCCGGAGGACTATGTTTGCTACTGGGATCTGATATTTACAGAAGGCAAGGAAGAAAGGGACAGCTCGGCTGCTGCCATCGCCGTATGTGGTCTGCTGGAAACGTCTGCTCATCTTCCGATGACGGACCCGCTTAAACGCAAATATGAAAATGCGGCTTTGCTGATTCTGGAATCTCTGATTGATCATTACATGACGCAGGAAGTGCCGGAATCAAACGGAATTTTACTACATGCGGTATACAGTAAACCAGGAAACAACGGTGTGGACGAATGCTGCATCTGGGGTGACTATTACATGTATGAAGCACTTATACGTGTAACTAGAGACTGGAAGCCTTATTGGTAA
- a CDS encoding sulfite exporter TauE/SafE family protein codes for MEVTGFIIMFLIGMVGSFFSGLLGIGGAIINYPLLLYVPELFHAGSFTAKEVSSISMFQVFFSSLAGMLAFRKQSKTEKPLMHMGLITNMGISILIGSLGGSVSSRYLPSDTINIVYGVLAIIAVILMLIPNRGSRDEATLDTITFNPIAASTAALLVGIVSGIVGAGGSFILIPIMLTLLQIPTRVTVASSLAIVFISAIGGVSGKLIGGGIPFLPTLFTVIGSVLGAPIGTRVSRHLNVKYLRVGLAVLIAVTAIKIWWGIFSS; via the coding sequence ATGGAAGTAACCGGATTTATCATTATGTTTCTAATCGGGATGGTTGGCTCCTTCTTTTCGGGACTGCTTGGTATTGGCGGAGCCATCATTAATTATCCGCTGCTTCTATACGTTCCTGAACTGTTTCATGCTGGCAGTTTTACAGCCAAAGAGGTTTCATCAATTAGTATGTTCCAGGTTTTCTTTTCCTCGTTGGCCGGTATGCTTGCATTCAGGAAACAGAGTAAAACAGAAAAGCCGCTAATGCATATGGGCTTGATCACGAACATGGGAATCAGCATTCTGATCGGCAGCCTGGGAGGGAGCGTCAGCTCAAGATATCTCCCCAGTGATACGATAAACATCGTGTATGGCGTGTTGGCTATTATTGCTGTCATTCTGATGCTGATACCAAACAGGGGAAGCCGGGATGAAGCGACGCTGGACACCATTACGTTCAATCCAATCGCTGCCTCGACTGCGGCGCTGCTTGTCGGGATCGTATCCGGAATCGTTGGAGCGGGAGGCTCTTTCATCCTTATTCCGATCATGTTGACATTGCTGCAAATCCCTACCCGGGTTACGGTAGCCTCCTCGCTCGCCATTGTATTTATCTCTGCTATTGGCGGCGTGTCTGGTAAACTTATTGGAGGAGGAATCCCTTTTCTGCCAACGCTCTTCACCGTTATAGGCAGTGTGCTGGGCGCACCGATTGGCACACGGGTGAGCCGTCATTTAAACGTCAAATATTTGCGTGTCGGCCTAGCCGTACTAATCGCAGTCACCGCAATCAAAATCTGGTGGGGAATTTTTTCCTCGTAA
- a CDS encoding sulfurtransferase TusA family protein yields MNADKVLDAKGLACPMPIVRTKKAIEELQTGQILEVQSTDKGSKNDLTGWANSTGHQLLESKEENGIYTFWIKKK; encoded by the coding sequence ATGAACGCAGATAAAGTGCTTGATGCCAAGGGGCTTGCCTGTCCAATGCCGATCGTAAGAACCAAAAAAGCGATTGAGGAATTGCAAACGGGTCAAATTCTAGAAGTTCAGTCGACAGATAAGGGATCAAAAAATGATCTGACCGGCTGGGCTAACTCTACAGGCCACCAACTGCTGGAGAGCAAAGAAGAAAACGGTATTTATACGTTTTGGATAAAAAAGAAGTAA
- a CDS encoding MBL fold metallo-hydrolase produces MSEETKQSSLTKMTPQELTQIVAGHEELFVLDVRNETEFNDWKIEGENIEVINIPYFELLDGIDPALDRIPDNKRLLVVCAKEGSSQFIGEQIAETGRENIYYLEGGMKLWSEHLEPVKVGELQSGGEIYQFVRIGKGCLSYMVLSEDEAVVIDTARMIQPYIDFAKKHNVQIKHVLDTHLHADHISGGRDLSQAAGASYWLPPKDADEVTYPYNQLVENDDLLIGNGKVKIHPIYTPGHTIGSTSFLIDDQYLLTGDILFIASIGRPDLAGKAEDWVSDLRNSLYELYGSLPEQLVVLPAHFGKVTELDEQGKVAAKLGALFSHNPGLNMADETEFRKTVTENLPPQPNAYQEIRQTNMGKINPDEEQQREMEMGPNRCAVHDK; encoded by the coding sequence ATGTCTGAAGAGACGAAGCAATCATCACTTACCAAAATGACGCCTCAAGAATTGACGCAGATCGTTGCAGGTCACGAGGAACTGTTTGTACTGGACGTTCGTAATGAGACAGAATTTAATGATTGGAAAATCGAAGGCGAGAATATTGAAGTGATCAACATCCCTTACTTCGAACTGCTGGATGGTATCGATCCTGCGCTTGACCGAATTCCTGACAATAAGCGTCTCCTTGTCGTTTGCGCCAAAGAAGGCTCATCCCAGTTCATCGGAGAGCAGATTGCGGAAACCGGACGTGAAAATATATATTACCTTGAAGGCGGCATGAAGCTGTGGAGTGAACATCTGGAGCCTGTCAAAGTCGGAGAGCTGCAGAGTGGCGGGGAAATCTATCAGTTTGTCAGAATCGGCAAAGGTTGTCTTTCCTATATGGTGCTTTCTGAAGATGAGGCAGTAGTTATAGATACAGCTCGTATGATACAGCCATATATTGATTTTGCAAAAAAGCATAATGTACAGATTAAACATGTACTGGATACCCATCTGCATGCTGACCATATTTCCGGAGGACGGGATTTATCCCAAGCTGCAGGAGCTTCCTACTGGCTGCCTCCTAAGGATGCGGATGAAGTAACCTACCCGTATAATCAGCTTGTGGAGAATGACGACCTTCTAATTGGTAATGGCAAAGTAAAGATCCACCCGATTTATACCCCAGGTCACACGATCGGCAGCACTTCTTTTCTGATTGATGACCAATACCTGCTGACAGGTGATATACTGTTTATCGCCTCGATCGGCCGTCCGGATCTTGCCGGCAAAGCCGAGGATTGGGTCAGTGATCTCCGGAATTCCTTGTATGAGCTCTATGGAAGCCTTCCTGAACAGCTGGTTGTACTGCCTGCTCATTTTGGCAAAGTAACCGAGCTTGACGAGCAAGGGAAGGTTGCGGCGAAGCTGGGAGCTTTGTTCAGTCACAACCCGGGCCTTAATATGGCGGATGAAACAGAATTCAGAAAAACAGTAACCGAAAATCTGCCGCCTCAGCCTAATGCTTATCAAGAAATCCGTCAGACGAACATGGGCAAAATCAATCCGGATGAAGAGCAGCAGCGCGAAATGGAAATGGGACCTAACCGCTGTGCCGTACACGATAAATAA
- a CDS encoding DsrE/DsrF/DrsH-like family protein, giving the protein MATKVAIIAANGGMFDAYKVFNIATAAAASDAEVGIFFTFEGLNLIHKQAHQQLPMPAGAEHFAEGFKNANVPSIPELVSMAQELGVKIIACQMTMDVMNLKEEDFIDGIEVGGAATFIDYAKDANISLSF; this is encoded by the coding sequence ATGGCAACTAAAGTAGCAATTATCGCAGCAAACGGTGGAATGTTCGACGCATACAAGGTTTTCAACATCGCAACGGCCGCAGCGGCAAGCGACGCAGAAGTAGGCATCTTCTTTACATTTGAGGGTCTGAACCTGATACACAAGCAAGCTCATCAGCAGCTTCCTATGCCAGCGGGTGCTGAACATTTTGCAGAGGGCTTCAAAAATGCGAATGTGCCTTCCATTCCGGAGCTCGTATCGATGGCTCAAGAATTGGGTGTGAAAATCATTGCCTGTCAAATGACCATGGATGTGATGAACCTGAAAGAAGAAGACTTTATCGACGGCATTGAAGTGGGCGGAGCAGCGACTTTTATCGATTACGCCAAGGATGCTAACATTTCCTTATCGTTTTAA